One segment of Mycolicibacterium sp. YH-1 DNA contains the following:
- a CDS encoding DUF58 domain-containing protein, producing the protein MARSIATCVAIALAAAALTSTWQLVAFAAPLLGVLVSVWWQRRPPNVTVHAEPATQRCFESEETRLTVWAAADDGTPVDLDIVTPAGFSCESTEMPDGRIELACTAQRWGRYPISLRVAVVARGGLFTGTATVEVGEHFVFPIAPTAQTDMPRTELLDRLGTHITPHIGRGVEFGNIRSYVPGDQLRTVNWPVSARRGSLHVTERLSERAADVVVLVDTTDQPPGPATEATERTVRGAVQVVQSALRSGDRAGVVALGGTPRWLAPDIGRRQFYRVLDAVLAAGDGFEPTTGTLAPRAAIPSGAIVVAFSTLLDTDFALALIDLRRRGHVVVAVDVLEGAPFADEQDPLIRRMWSMQRAFMYRDMATIGVEVVAWQSNSTLDQVMHLVPDHRRRTGGR; encoded by the coding sequence ATGGCCCGGTCGATTGCGACGTGTGTCGCGATCGCCCTTGCCGCCGCCGCGCTCACGTCAACGTGGCAGCTCGTCGCGTTCGCTGCACCTCTGCTTGGCGTCCTGGTGTCGGTGTGGTGGCAGCGTCGTCCGCCGAACGTGACCGTGCACGCCGAGCCCGCGACGCAACGTTGCTTCGAATCCGAGGAGACGCGGCTGACGGTGTGGGCGGCGGCCGACGACGGCACACCCGTCGACCTCGACATCGTCACGCCAGCGGGGTTCTCCTGCGAGTCGACCGAGATGCCTGACGGCCGAATCGAACTGGCTTGCACCGCGCAACGCTGGGGCCGCTATCCGATCTCGCTTCGTGTCGCCGTGGTCGCCCGCGGTGGCCTGTTCACGGGGACCGCGACCGTCGAGGTGGGTGAGCACTTCGTGTTCCCGATCGCGCCGACGGCACAGACGGATATGCCCCGCACCGAGCTGCTCGACCGCCTCGGCACCCACATCACCCCGCACATCGGCAGGGGTGTCGAGTTCGGGAACATCCGGTCCTATGTGCCGGGCGACCAGCTGCGGACGGTGAACTGGCCGGTGAGTGCGCGGCGCGGCAGCCTGCATGTCACCGAGCGGCTCAGTGAGCGAGCCGCCGACGTGGTGGTTCTCGTCGACACGACCGACCAGCCTCCCGGGCCGGCGACCGAGGCCACCGAGCGCACGGTGCGCGGCGCCGTGCAGGTGGTGCAGAGCGCGCTGCGCAGCGGTGACCGGGCGGGTGTGGTGGCCCTCGGCGGCACGCCGCGCTGGCTTGCCCCCGATATCGGTCGCCGCCAGTTCTACCGCGTGCTCGACGCGGTGCTGGCCGCTGGCGACGGATTCGAGCCCACCACGGGAACTCTGGCGCCACGCGCCGCGATACCGTCCGGCGCGATCGTCGTCGCCTTCTCGACGCTGCTCGACACCGACTTCGCGCTCGCGCTGATCGACCTGCGCCGGCGCGGGCACGTGGTGGTGGCCGTCGACGTGCTCGAGGGCGCCCCGTTCGCCGACGAGCAGGACCCACTCATCAGGCGGATGTGGTCCATGCAACGGGCCTTCATGTATCGGGACATGGCCACCATCGGCGTCGAGGTCGTGGCGTGGCAGTCCAACAGCACGCTCGACCAGGTGATGCACCTCGTCCCGGATCACCGACGTCGCACGGGCGGTCGCTGA
- a CDS encoding MoxR family ATPase, with amino-acid sequence MASSVTTTAGQCEAVLDEIQRVVVGRRPALTLILIAVLARGHVLIEDLPGLGKTLIARCFAAALGLDFTRVQFTPDLLPADLLGSTIYDMQSGRFEFRPGPIFTNLLLADEINRTPPKTQAALLEAMAEGQVSIDGATHPLATPFIVLATDNPIEYEGTYPLPEAQLDRFTIRLELRYLKGDEEVSMLRRRLDRGTPDASVGRVLDAKDVLAMRDSVEQVTVHEDVLHYVVALAAASRQHPQVSVGASPRAELDLVQLARARALLSGRDFVIPEDVKALAVPAMAHRISLRPEMWVRQVRSVDVVEDLLRRVPVPRTGGASP; translated from the coding sequence GTGGCTAGCTCAGTGACGACGACCGCCGGACAGTGTGAGGCGGTGCTCGACGAGATCCAGCGGGTGGTCGTCGGGAGACGCCCCGCGCTCACCCTGATTCTGATCGCGGTCCTGGCGCGGGGCCACGTGCTGATCGAGGACCTGCCGGGACTGGGTAAGACCCTGATCGCCCGATGCTTCGCCGCCGCACTGGGTCTCGACTTCACCCGGGTGCAGTTCACCCCCGACCTGCTGCCCGCCGACCTACTCGGGTCGACCATCTACGACATGCAGTCGGGACGGTTCGAGTTCCGGCCCGGCCCCATCTTCACCAATCTGCTTCTGGCAGACGAGATCAACCGCACACCACCCAAGACCCAGGCTGCCTTGTTGGAGGCGATGGCCGAGGGGCAGGTCAGCATCGACGGCGCCACGCACCCACTCGCGACGCCGTTCATCGTGCTGGCCACCGACAACCCCATCGAGTACGAGGGCACCTACCCGCTGCCGGAGGCGCAACTGGACCGCTTCACGATCCGGCTCGAACTGCGCTACCTCAAGGGCGACGAGGAGGTGTCGATGCTGCGCCGTCGCCTGGACCGAGGCACACCGGACGCATCGGTGGGTCGCGTGCTCGACGCGAAGGACGTGCTCGCCATGCGTGATTCGGTCGAGCAGGTCACGGTGCACGAGGACGTGCTGCACTACGTCGTCGCCCTGGCCGCCGCGAGCCGGCAGCATCCGCAGGTCTCGGTCGGAGCCAGCCCCCGCGCGGAACTGGACCTGGTCCAACTGGCTCGTGCGCGCGCATTGCTCTCCGGTCGCGACTTCGTGATCCCCGAGGACGTCAAGGCGCTCGCGGTACCCGCCATGGCGCACCGGATCAGCCTGCGGCCCGAGATGTGGGTCCGGCAGGTGCGCAGCGTCGACGTCGTCGAGGACCTTCTGCGTCGGGTGCCCGTACCCCGTACCGGTGGCGCATCGCCGTGA
- a CDS encoding DUF4129 domain-containing protein, with the protein MTGADTSARRATTSLALVVSLLILIALALRGHLPGATTQVRERPPDDPVSAIVVVALLLAAVAVMVAAVITRLRRRVAGPDPVASRATWLRADRSGTTWRMALIVFGVIGGWLLLVVYLSGLLPGIAVEPPQPGAPAQTAPSAPDRSGDVPPAPDSSATSPSHLLGYFYVATVVFLLVLVVGSIVAGRRRGDSPVLVDAPPGEVNVPLKASESLSRAAEVGLAEVGDMSLEPRRAIIACYAAMERELAQVPGAIPQDFDTASEVLARAVERNALRTDSATELVDLFDEARFSPHVMTEAHRGAAVGVLQRVLNELGSLR; encoded by the coding sequence ATGACCGGAGCGGACACCTCCGCGCGGCGGGCGACGACGTCCCTCGCGCTGGTGGTGAGCCTGCTCATTCTCATCGCGCTGGCGCTGCGTGGTCATCTGCCCGGCGCGACGACGCAGGTGCGCGAGCGCCCGCCCGACGACCCCGTCTCAGCGATAGTAGTGGTCGCGCTGCTTCTCGCCGCGGTGGCCGTCATGGTCGCAGCCGTCATCACGCGGCTGCGCCGCCGCGTCGCGGGCCCAGACCCGGTGGCGAGCCGCGCGACGTGGCTGCGCGCGGACCGGAGCGGGACCACGTGGCGAATGGCGCTGATCGTCTTCGGTGTGATCGGTGGCTGGCTGCTTCTCGTGGTGTACCTGAGCGGGCTGCTCCCCGGTATCGCGGTCGAGCCACCTCAGCCCGGCGCCCCTGCGCAGACCGCGCCGTCCGCGCCCGACCGGTCCGGCGATGTGCCGCCCGCGCCAGATTCCTCGGCGACGTCGCCGTCGCATCTGCTTGGCTACTTCTATGTCGCGACGGTCGTGTTCCTCCTCGTTCTGGTGGTTGGCTCCATCGTCGCGGGACGCAGGCGAGGGGATTCGCCGGTCCTCGTCGACGCCCCGCCCGGTGAGGTGAACGTACCGCTGAAGGCCTCCGAATCACTGTCCCGCGCAGCGGAAGTGGGCCTCGCCGAGGTGGGCGACATGAGCTTGGAACCGCGCAGGGCGATCATCGCGTGTTACGCGGCAATGGAGCGTGAACTCGCACAGGTGCCCGGCGCCATCCCGCAGGACTTCGACACCGCCTCGGAGGTGCTGGCGCGTGCGGTCGAGCGCAACGCGTTGCGGACCGACAGCGCAACCGAACTGGTTGATCTGTTCGACGAGGCGAGATTCAGCCCACACGTGATGACCGAGGCGCACCGTGGGGCGGCGGTCGGAGTGCTGCAACGCGTCCTGAACGAACTGGGGAGCCTGAGGTGA
- a CDS encoding alpha/beta hydrolase: MPTSTRRRVGIGLAALLVAVPAVGVLGTLAPEVPGLGLATGFVSPLMSWVVLVALVGGLLALGLWLRGRGIPSAALVVVAVLTVTAGGVVVSRQVAAVEAMGARIDLIQTLDVWSKATATPDAEVTYTTFGAEPLALSVYRPPPGRSPAPVLFFVHGGGWVAGDRNAHAADLRWFADQGWLTITADYALSGPDRHLWDVAPDQIGCALAWVTANAHTYGGDASRLSLTGDSAGGNLAINAAYMAANGTLRSSCGGRLPAVSTVSALYPAVDPADLYGNDDTVLGGTSRDFATAYIGGSPTEFPHRYAAVTSSSYVSAAAPPTLLLLGADDHLVPTSGALRFAERARTAGVDVEVVSIPHADHVFDARTGSIGQQAYRQLTAAWLRDHGQKP, encoded by the coding sequence ATGCCGACGTCGACGCGACGCCGGGTCGGCATAGGCCTCGCCGCACTGTTGGTGGCCGTCCCCGCCGTCGGCGTGCTCGGCACACTGGCGCCTGAGGTGCCCGGGCTCGGCCTGGCCACCGGCTTCGTGTCACCCCTGATGTCGTGGGTGGTGCTGGTCGCGCTCGTCGGTGGCCTGCTGGCATTGGGTCTATGGCTGCGCGGCCGTGGCATCCCGTCCGCTGCCCTGGTGGTGGTGGCGGTGCTGACCGTCACCGCTGGCGGTGTGGTGGTGAGCAGGCAGGTGGCCGCCGTCGAGGCCATGGGCGCGCGCATCGATCTGATCCAGACGCTGGACGTGTGGTCGAAGGCCACCGCGACCCCCGACGCCGAGGTCACCTACACGACGTTCGGCGCAGAACCCTTGGCGCTCAGTGTTTACCGGCCGCCACCGGGACGGTCACCCGCGCCAGTGCTGTTCTTCGTGCACGGCGGCGGGTGGGTGGCCGGTGACCGCAACGCTCACGCCGCCGACCTGCGTTGGTTCGCCGACCAGGGCTGGCTGACGATCACCGCGGACTACGCACTGTCCGGACCGGACCGCCATCTCTGGGACGTCGCGCCCGACCAGATCGGCTGTGCGCTGGCGTGGGTGACCGCCAATGCCCACACCTACGGCGGGGACGCGAGTCGGCTGTCGCTCACCGGCGACTCGGCGGGCGGGAACCTGGCGATCAACGCCGCCTACATGGCGGCCAACGGCACGCTGCGGTCGTCATGCGGTGGGCGGCTGCCCGCGGTGTCGACCGTCAGCGCGCTGTATCCGGCGGTCGACCCCGCCGACCTGTACGGCAACGATGACACCGTCCTCGGCGGCACCTCTCGGGATTTTGCCACCGCCTATATCGGTGGGTCGCCGACGGAGTTCCCACACCGCTATGCCGCGGTCACCTCGTCGTCGTACGTGAGCGCCGCCGCGCCGCCGACGCTGCTCCTGCTCGGTGCCGATGACCACCTGGTCCCAACCAGCGGCGCGCTCCGGTTCGCCGAGCGAGCCCGGACCGCGGGCGTCGATGTCGAGGTGGTGTCGATACCGCACGCCGACCACGTGTTCGACGCCCGCACCGGCAGCATCGGCCAGCAGGCCTACCGCCAGCTGACCGCCGCGTGGTTGCGCGATCACGGCCAGAAACCGTGA
- a CDS encoding SRPBCC family protein has product MTGQTFTFEINRTSSAPPATLFRLEADGARWKEWARPVVFQSSWETQGEPAPGGIGAVRKVGLWPIMMREKTVEYEQDHRHVYTLIGPSTPARDYHGEAVFTANASGGTDICWRGWFTEGVPGTGPIMRAALKGAIQLISLRLIKAAEREASGV; this is encoded by the coding sequence ATGACGGGTCAGACGTTCACCTTCGAGATCAACCGGACCAGCAGTGCGCCACCGGCGACGCTGTTCCGGCTGGAGGCCGACGGCGCCCGGTGGAAGGAGTGGGCCAGGCCCGTCGTGTTCCAGTCCAGCTGGGAGACACAGGGTGAGCCCGCACCCGGGGGTATCGGCGCGGTGCGCAAGGTCGGACTCTGGCCGATCATGATGCGCGAGAAGACCGTTGAGTACGAGCAGGACCACAGGCACGTCTACACGCTCATCGGCCCGTCGACACCGGCGAGGGACTATCACGGTGAGGCCGTCTTCACCGCGAACGCGTCGGGCGGCACCGACATCTGCTGGCGCGGCTGGTTCACCGAGGGTGTGCCCGGCACCGGCCCGATCATGCGGGCGGCGCTCAAGGGCGCGATCCAGCTGATCTCGCTGCGGCTCATCAAGGCCGCCGAACGCGAAGCCTCCGGCGTCTGA
- a CDS encoding CaiB/BaiF CoA-transferase family protein, whose protein sequence is MTLGPLDGIVVLDLSRALAGPIAAMMMGDMGARVIKVETPDGGDDSRSWGPPYVGSDGDMHATYFMSANRNKESIRLDLKSDTGQRTLTRLIRRADVLVENFRPGGFARLGFTPEVVEQINPRLITLSVTGFGHDGPEGTRAGYDQIAQGEAGLMSVTGSPDTGPVRIGVPIADVLAGMQGAFGIAAALIDRDKTGSGAVVRTSLLAAAVSAHAFHGTKWTVGKEVSGLAGNHHPQIAPYGSFRCRDGWVQLAVGTEAIWRQFAPVLGLNADDARFRANHLRVANREELVTTIECALSCIDRDDLLNQLSDAGVPAGGIRSLNEVYESEQTRSQGLIINVKHSSVGSISLPGPAIRIETPTGLTLLRQEHDAPPVLGEDTDAVLSWLDETDARSNEPVCAAGSVMHHRSNGAGNGGR, encoded by the coding sequence ATGACTCTCGGACCACTTGACGGGATCGTTGTCTTGGATCTCTCACGTGCCCTCGCCGGTCCTATCGCCGCCATGATGATGGGGGACATGGGCGCGCGGGTCATCAAAGTTGAGACGCCGGACGGGGGCGATGACTCGCGAAGCTGGGGGCCGCCGTACGTAGGATCCGACGGTGACATGCACGCCACCTATTTCATGTCAGCCAACCGCAACAAAGAGTCCATTCGGCTGGACTTAAAGTCCGATACCGGGCAGCGGACGCTCACCCGGCTCATTCGGCGCGCCGATGTACTGGTGGAGAACTTCCGGCCAGGGGGTTTCGCCCGGCTGGGGTTCACACCGGAGGTCGTCGAACAGATCAATCCGCGCCTGATCACGCTGTCGGTGACTGGATTCGGCCACGACGGTCCCGAGGGAACGCGCGCGGGATACGACCAGATTGCCCAGGGCGAAGCCGGACTCATGTCGGTGACAGGATCACCGGATACCGGCCCTGTCAGAATCGGAGTTCCCATCGCCGATGTCCTCGCCGGCATGCAGGGTGCCTTCGGTATCGCAGCAGCGTTGATCGACCGCGACAAGACGGGAAGTGGTGCAGTGGTGCGCACCTCCTTGCTGGCCGCGGCAGTCAGCGCGCACGCATTCCATGGTACGAAGTGGACTGTGGGCAAGGAAGTTTCGGGGCTGGCCGGAAATCACCATCCGCAGATAGCGCCGTACGGGAGCTTCCGCTGCCGTGACGGGTGGGTCCAACTGGCAGTCGGGACTGAGGCCATCTGGCGGCAGTTTGCCCCGGTGCTCGGCCTCAACGCCGATGACGCCCGATTTCGCGCCAATCATCTCCGGGTAGCCAACCGCGAGGAACTCGTCACCACAATCGAATGCGCCTTGTCCTGCATAGATCGAGACGATCTACTGAACCAGCTGTCCGATGCCGGTGTGCCCGCTGGAGGTATTCGCAGTCTGAACGAGGTTTACGAATCCGAACAAACCCGAAGTCAAGGTCTGATCATCAACGTCAAGCACTCGTCAGTCGGCTCGATCAGCCTGCCGGGACCGGCCATTCGCATCGAGACGCCAACCGGGCTGACCCTTCTTCGTCAAGAGCACGACGCGCCACCAGTCCTCGGCGAAGACACCGACGCAGTGCTGTCCTGGCTCGATGAGACTGATGCTAGGTCTAACGAGCCGGTTTGTGCGGCAGGTTCGGTGATGCACCACAGATCGAATGGCGCGGGGAACGGTGGTCGCTAG
- a CDS encoding aldehyde dehydrogenase family protein — MTTTTIALEGLELPGARDYPMFIDGHWVPSESGQWSEVSTPILRGQTIGRTPDASAADVDAAVQAARRAFPRWRAAHFTERQRALAKIADSLEARTEEFARLTALDTGNAIRTQARPEVIATINLFRYFAGVAGEVKGTVLPAGENQLQYTRQEPLGVVGCILPWNSPLMIAGFKFPAALASGNTLVVKAAEAAPLSLLLLAEVCAEHLPAGVFNVITGRGSVAGEALTNHPHVDKVSFTGSTEVGKHVAKVASDRLAHVSLELGGKNPSIVFPDAADDDDLIDNLLLSSRVHRQGQSCTAGSRLFIHNSVYDSVLSRLTDLLTRQVIGNPLDESTDIGAIINQAQFDSVSSFVDEGLAAPGVRAVLDGTTAQVGTDGYYLAPTVFGTSDNGWRLAREEIFGPVLVALPWSDRDEVIAMANDSHYGLAAYVWTHNLDDALTTAHALETGWVQVNQGGGQVVGQSYGGYKQSGLGREVSLEGMIAGFTQTKQINVRISK, encoded by the coding sequence ATGACGACTACCACGATTGCCCTGGAAGGCCTGGAACTTCCAGGTGCCAGGGACTACCCGATGTTCATCGACGGCCACTGGGTACCGTCAGAAAGCGGTCAGTGGAGCGAGGTGAGCACCCCCATCCTCCGCGGGCAGACCATCGGCCGGACGCCGGATGCCTCGGCAGCAGACGTCGATGCGGCGGTGCAGGCGGCACGGCGAGCTTTTCCGCGGTGGCGTGCAGCTCACTTCACCGAGCGGCAACGCGCATTGGCGAAGATCGCGGATTCCCTGGAAGCCCGCACGGAAGAGTTCGCCCGACTGACTGCGCTGGACACCGGCAACGCGATCCGGACGCAGGCCCGCCCAGAGGTGATTGCGACGATCAATCTCTTCCGCTATTTCGCCGGGGTCGCCGGTGAGGTGAAGGGCACCGTTCTTCCCGCTGGTGAGAACCAACTGCAGTACACCCGCCAAGAGCCGCTGGGTGTCGTGGGCTGTATCTTGCCGTGGAATTCGCCATTGATGATCGCGGGCTTCAAGTTCCCCGCCGCACTCGCCTCCGGCAACACCCTCGTAGTCAAGGCCGCCGAAGCGGCACCGCTGAGCTTGCTTTTGCTTGCCGAGGTGTGTGCGGAGCACCTACCCGCGGGGGTGTTCAACGTCATCACCGGTCGAGGATCAGTGGCAGGAGAAGCTCTGACCAACCACCCCCACGTCGACAAGGTGTCCTTCACCGGCTCCACGGAAGTCGGTAAGCACGTCGCGAAAGTTGCCAGCGACAGGTTGGCCCACGTCTCATTGGAACTCGGCGGCAAGAACCCCTCCATCGTCTTCCCTGATGCTGCCGACGATGACGATCTCATCGACAATCTGTTGCTCTCGTCACGGGTGCACCGGCAGGGGCAGAGTTGCACCGCCGGCTCACGCCTGTTCATCCACAACTCGGTCTATGACAGTGTGTTGTCTCGGTTGACAGACCTTCTGACCCGACAGGTCATCGGAAATCCCCTCGACGAGTCGACCGACATCGGTGCGATCATCAACCAGGCCCAGTTCGACTCTGTCAGTTCGTTTGTCGACGAGGGTCTCGCAGCGCCCGGGGTCCGGGCCGTGCTGGACGGCACCACAGCGCAGGTGGGCACGGACGGCTACTACCTGGCACCGACGGTGTTCGGTACTTCGGACAACGGATGGCGTCTGGCCCGCGAGGAGATCTTCGGACCCGTTCTGGTTGCACTGCCGTGGTCGGACCGCGACGAGGTGATCGCGATGGCCAATGATTCGCACTACGGGTTGGCGGCTTATGTGTGGACGCACAATCTCGACGATGCGCTGACCACAGCCCACGCTCTGGAAACAGGCTGGGTTCAGGTGAATCAGGGCGGCGGTCAAGTGGTTGGACAGTCATACGGAGGCTATAAGCAGAGCGGACTCGGGCGCGAGGTCTCCCTGGAGGGCATGATCGCGGGCTTCACGCAGACCAAACAGATCAATGTCCGCATCTCCAAGTGA
- a CDS encoding Glu/Leu/Phe/Val dehydrogenase, which yields MSTLTHFDLSPHPDPLADAQAQLSQAVHILGYDEGLARLLAQPRREVTVSIPLRRDNGAVEVLTGHRVQHNLSRGPAKGGLRYSPDVNLDEVRALAMWMTWKCALLDVPYGGAKGGVRIDPSRYSHGELERVTRRYTIEISPLIGPERDIPAPDVGTDEQTMAWIMDTFSMQAGHTVLGAATGKPLGLGGSLGRATATSRGVVHVALAALRENGIEPAQATAVVEGFGKVGRHAVRFLADAGIRVLGVSDAHGAVTSSRGLDIDALETYVDSSGTVAGFPGGEAIERAAVLELDVDLLVPAAVEGTINAHNADRIQASVIVEGANGPTSAQADDILRSRGVTVVPDILANAGGVIVSYFEWVQANQAYWWSAKDVEIRLEDRMLQAWRGVRDRAAKHGVSLRTAATVTAVERVAEAHLLRGMYP from the coding sequence TTGTCCACTTTGACCCACTTCGATCTCTCACCTCACCCTGATCCACTTGCCGATGCCCAGGCGCAACTGTCACAGGCGGTCCACATCCTTGGCTACGACGAAGGTTTGGCGCGTCTGCTGGCGCAACCCCGCCGCGAAGTGACGGTCAGCATCCCGCTGCGTCGGGACAACGGAGCCGTTGAGGTCCTCACCGGACATCGGGTGCAGCACAATCTTTCGCGCGGACCGGCCAAGGGAGGCCTTCGGTACAGTCCGGACGTCAATCTCGACGAAGTCCGAGCCCTTGCCATGTGGATGACCTGGAAGTGTGCGCTCTTGGACGTCCCCTACGGTGGCGCCAAGGGCGGAGTCCGGATCGACCCGAGCCGATACTCGCATGGTGAGCTCGAGCGTGTCACCCGGCGCTACACCATCGAGATCAGCCCGTTAATCGGTCCTGAACGCGACATCCCGGCTCCCGATGTCGGAACTGACGAACAGACCATGGCATGGATCATGGACACCTTTTCGATGCAGGCGGGCCACACGGTGCTCGGTGCGGCGACGGGCAAACCTCTGGGATTGGGCGGGTCGCTGGGGCGAGCCACTGCGACGTCTCGAGGAGTGGTCCACGTGGCGTTGGCTGCGCTGCGCGAGAACGGTATCGAGCCCGCTCAGGCGACGGCAGTGGTCGAGGGCTTCGGTAAAGTAGGCCGGCACGCTGTGAGGTTCCTTGCCGATGCCGGCATCCGGGTGTTGGGGGTCAGCGATGCGCACGGAGCAGTAACGTCCTCGCGCGGGCTCGACATCGACGCTCTTGAAACCTATGTCGATTCATCCGGCACCGTAGCCGGATTCCCCGGCGGGGAGGCGATCGAGCGGGCCGCCGTCCTCGAACTCGATGTCGACCTTCTCGTCCCTGCCGCAGTCGAAGGAACGATCAACGCCCACAACGCAGACCGCATTCAGGCGTCGGTGATCGTGGAAGGTGCCAACGGTCCGACTTCGGCGCAAGCCGACGACATCCTCCGCAGTCGTGGCGTCACGGTAGTCCCGGACATTCTCGCCAACGCCGGCGGTGTCATCGTGTCCTACTTCGAATGGGTGCAAGCCAATCAGGCCTACTGGTGGAGCGCCAAAGATGTGGAGATCCGGCTCGAGGACCGCATGCTGCAGGCGTGGCGCGGAGTGCGGGACCGGGCAGCCAAACACGGTGTCTCGCTGCGGACCGCCGCCACCGTGACGGCCGTAGAGCGCGTCGCGGAGGCCCATCTCCTGCGCGGCATGTACCCGTGA
- a CDS encoding aspartate aminotransferase family protein, which produces MTQVRQISAQDTVSDAARTHRLDRQHVFHSWSAQAQLDPMVFTRASGSFVWDGDGNRYLDFSSQLVNMNIGHQHPRVVEAIQGQAGRMCMIAPQHANDARSEAARLIAERTPGDLNRIFFTNGGADANEHAVRMARLVTGRYKVMSTYRSYHGGTTTAVNLTGDPRRWPSDYASAGTIHFWGPFLYRSAFHAQTEQEECARALEHLERTIVFEGPDTIAAIVLESIPGTAGVMVPPPGYLQGVRELCNRFGIKLIADEVMCGFGRAGAWFAIGAMGVTPDLLTFAKGVNSGYVPLGGVAISDEIADFFATRAYPGGLTYSGHPLACAAAVAAINTMEDEGMVANAARLGREVIEPHLRTMQERHPSVAEIRGTGCMWALELVLDPRTREPLAPYGGTSPAMIEMVAFLKANGVLPFTNFNRMHIKPPLNILDTDLVEGLAKTDAALDIADTYVSR; this is translated from the coding sequence ATGACGCAGGTTCGGCAGATCTCCGCGCAGGACACCGTGTCAGACGCGGCACGGACCCACCGGCTGGACCGGCAGCACGTGTTCCATTCGTGGTCGGCGCAGGCGCAACTCGATCCGATGGTGTTCACCCGTGCGAGCGGTTCGTTCGTGTGGGACGGTGACGGAAACCGGTATCTGGATTTCAGTAGCCAACTGGTGAACATGAACATCGGTCATCAGCACCCTCGGGTAGTCGAGGCGATTCAGGGCCAGGCCGGTCGGATGTGCATGATTGCTCCGCAACACGCCAACGACGCGCGCAGTGAGGCCGCCCGACTGATTGCCGAACGTACCCCCGGTGACCTCAATCGGATCTTCTTCACCAACGGCGGCGCCGACGCCAACGAACACGCGGTGCGAATGGCGCGACTGGTCACCGGGCGTTACAAGGTCATGTCGACCTACCGCTCGTATCACGGTGGAACCACAACGGCGGTGAACCTTACCGGCGACCCACGCCGGTGGCCCAGCGACTATGCGAGCGCGGGGACGATCCACTTCTGGGGGCCGTTCCTGTACCGCTCCGCCTTCCACGCGCAGACCGAGCAGGAAGAATGTGCCCGCGCCCTCGAGCATCTCGAGCGAACAATCGTGTTCGAGGGCCCGGACACCATCGCCGCCATCGTCTTGGAATCCATTCCGGGAACCGCGGGGGTCATGGTCCCGCCGCCGGGATACCTGCAGGGTGTGCGTGAACTGTGTAATCGATTCGGTATCAAACTTATTGCCGATGAGGTGATGTGTGGGTTCGGGCGTGCCGGCGCCTGGTTCGCCATCGGCGCAATGGGGGTCACGCCCGATCTACTCACCTTCGCCAAAGGCGTGAACTCGGGGTATGTACCCCTGGGCGGCGTTGCGATCAGTGATGAGATCGCCGACTTCTTCGCCACCCGCGCCTACCCGGGCGGCCTGACGTACTCGGGTCATCCGCTGGCCTGTGCCGCGGCGGTGGCCGCTATCAACACGATGGAGGACGAAGGCATGGTCGCCAATGCGGCTCGTCTGGGTCGCGAGGTGATCGAACCTCATCTGCGGACGATGCAGGAACGCCATCCCAGTGTCGCCGAGATCCGGGGAACGGGCTGTATGTGGGCGCTGGAACTGGTTTTGGATCCCAGGACACGAGAACCGCTGGCCCCCTACGGCGGTACCAGTCCGGCCATGATTGAAATGGTCGCGTTTCTGAAGGCGAACGGGGTGCTGCCGTTCACGAACTTCAATCGTATGCACATCAAACCACCACTGAACATCCTGGACACAGACCTCGTTGAGGGACTGGCCAAGACGGATGCCGCGCTCGACATCGCTGACACCTACGTGTCGCGCTAG